The Phaseolus vulgaris cultivar G19833 chromosome 10, P. vulgaris v2.0, whole genome shotgun sequence DNA window TAGTGGTGTGGTGGAGTACCTCCTACtaataaatctaaattattttagtgTGTTCAATAAAATTGCTTGTAATTAGGGTGGGTTTGCGGATTCTATTGCATAAAGGAAACAACCTTAGTTTCTTAATTAATCTCATTTTTATCCATTTTCATAAACCTAGATCTAttccaattaaaaataaattcgaTCCCATCCTTATCAATTAATTCAATTACTAAAGTTGGAGATTctaattacaaaatatattataaagtcTATCCTTAACATAATtgaatttcattaaaaattagTTAGATTTAGTATATTCCAATAATTATAGCGACATATACACATAATTAGATTTTAAACGGATTCaactaaattataaattctttatttttatttttaagtgtttgtgcataaataatattattaattttaaaatattttaaaatatattaaaatagaagAAGATGTTAAGACATACCTCTAATTGGACATGTAATACCTATTTAACATGTATAAATTAAACCACATATAATAAGTaggaaaatatataaatattaaatttgagttttgtaGTGAGTATTTTGTTAATTGTAAATTATCACtactactaatattttttaatttcttatttcaTTACAAACTATATCTTCTAAGTTATCATTCTATAATTTCTAAAGAAGGATTTTTATGTTTCAAAATGTATACGTCCAGCATACTTTGCACGTTAAAAAtacaattacaaaataaaaaacagtttttattaaaaattgcataataaacaattacaaaaattgtattcttatattatatatatatatatatatataatgatcaAATTACATCGTATAATTTTTATCCAATGTTATTGTAATTGGAAAATTACTTTCACaaaacttaaatatataaaactttatactaatataaatttatttgatactttgtgttatatatattaaaatatattaaatatgaattattttattattacgagttaattttaacaaaaatttaacttcaacaattataattatataaaattaatatttaactgttaaattaataaaattcactttttatATAGAATTATTGATAATGTTAGTATTTCTATTTTAGGacctctttcaattgttccataTGCATACCTTAtattacattatatattttGTGGTTGTCACATTTTATGTTGTGCTCTTTCAATGTTAGGGCACACTTATAGGTTTCATCATACTATTTGTCATGTCAACAATGAATAATTTCTCATCAGTTGTTAATCCCCTAACATATATTACAAGTATTTTGTTCTATTGCAAGTTATCATAACAAATATTATCTAACACGTACTAGTTTAGagtcattttattaaaaaagtaatatgGTATTTTATTTTACTCTCATCAGTAACAATCCACTTTCCAGTTTACAGAATAATATGCATTTGCATattgaaaaagaataaaaatgcgtggaaaagaataattaaaatggttcaaatataatgaaataaaaagtaCTTAGAATGACAGGAGTTTTCAGAAAGCAGAACAGTTTCCCTATAGTTGCTTCTTCTCCTATTTTCTACTGCTGTTCTGCTCCTCTTCTTCAAGTTTGCTTGTATGTTTTCATGATTTAAAAGTTCATGATTTAAAAGCTATTGGTCTGCTTTAGACTTGCACACTATCTCGCAGTTCTTGGCCCATGGTCTCAATCGGTAAGAACATGACACATATTCCTGAAAGAAGAGCTATTACCTCAAACAGAAGGACAGCTGCAGTTTGATGACATCCATGTACTAAACCCACAGCAACCAGAGGGCATATCATTCCACCAATTCTGCCCACCGCACTTGCAATTCCCACACCAGTTGTTCTAACTGATGTTGGGTACATCTGCAGTTCATATAAATCTTCCAAATATTAAATTACAGTAATGTATCAAGAAGTATTCCACCAAAAAATGCTGTTAAACTATCTTTAACTATCTGTCAAACCACATCCAGCGTTTATCTttgatgataataaatattatacttaatacaaatgattttaattggtggcagggaaatttctgtcacagagaataattttatttaagatgCACTccatataaaatgttttatacAGTTGAAAGAATGAAATTGTTATCATTTGAAAAATGAAGAAGTAATCAAATGATAAACATACAATGCATATCAATCATTTGTTAGAGGAAacttaagaaaaataaactacAATCCACTCCATATCATTTGTAATTGTATAACTTTCAGTTTCATATTAAGAAGCCAAATTGGTTTAGCAAAGAAATTAGAAGATTAATCTTAAAGTATAGTTTCGTGAACTATAACTAGAAACTGCTGAACTAGTAATTAGCTTTTATAGTCTTTGGTAGTGCTTCCGTGTTGCAAGCATAAAACTTACTAAGGTTCAGTTTGAGGAAGAATATTAAAATGGTAGCATGTAGTTTTCTATTTCATTTAATCtttgtttcaacaagataattcaaaattattttgcagTAATAAATTACCTCTGGTGCATATATATACACAATTGTGAAGGTTGCTGTGATGCAAATGCGAGCTAGAAATAAAAGGCCCGTTGTTAAGCCTTCAGGCAGATAGAATACTAACGGGAGAAGAAAAATACTGCACATGAAGAACATGGATGACATTGATAGTTTACGACCGAGTTTGTCGACTGCCACAGCTGACAAGAGGAGTCCAGGTAGCTCTATGCAAAAAATTAAGTTATGTATCAGTCAAGCCTTTTCCTGCATCGGTCGAGTAAGAAAGCTCGGAAACCACTAGGAAAATACCTGCAAAACTAGCAATAAAAACACTCTTGTAGCTAACATCCTGGGACTTCTCTGTCTGCAATTTATGTGACATGCATTTACTATGTCCGTTCAGCTCAGTTGTCAACAAAACAAGGCCATAATACGAAAAGGCATTACCAAAGAACACAGCCCATAATAGAACTGTTGACCTTGCCAACTTTGGTGAGAGAAGCATCATCAATGATGAGATACCACCTAAATTGGAATCCATTCCTGAAGGATGCTCAATTTCATTTGTTGTCGTTGATAGCAAGTGTGCGTCTTCTGAAGGGTTATCAATTTGTTGTAGCTCAATTTCATGGTCAGAAACAAGGTTACCCGAAGGAAGTTCTCTTCCATTTAGTCTTGCTATTTTTTCCAAAACTTCAATTGCATCAGCTGTTCTTCCTTTCAAGCATAGGTATCTTGGTGATTCAGGAGTCAGTTTGTAGAACAGAAGAAGGAAAGAAGtgggaagagaagacagccCAAGAAGCCATCTCCAACCTAGATTTGGCATCACAATCTGCAAGGAATGTTTTGCTTCAGGTGAAACCGTCTGCTGTATAATTTGCCAAATCATACAACAGGAATAGAAACTACATATCCAACTTAGGAAATTTATCATAACATTAGCAATATTAATCCAAGTTAAGATACATTCATTAAGAATAGGAGGTGAAGTGTTAGCACTTTCCTAGGTGAAATGAAGAAAGTACACATCTCTGGGGTAGTTGTATCTCAGAGAGAACAAAAACTGAGTTCTTGAATCCTgggtaaattaaaaaatagacttGAAACAAATTGGAATTTTTTGGAGCTCGCAAAGCAAATAAAGAAGTGATAGCAAAATGTTCGAGATGTGATTCATTTAATGTCAATTAAAAGAATATGACATACATATCTAAACCCAAGGACCAATCAGAGGGTGAAATAGATGATCCATGTTCGTGGTTAACTGGAAAGGTCGGGAAGAAAGAGGGAAGAGGCTGATGTATATATTAAGAATTCAAATTTTGTAAACTGTAATTGAAATTAATGaaaagttacccatgcaagtgAGGCCTCAAAAATGGTACCAACAGTCCAAAATGCTGAAAAGATAACCATCCAGGTACCTCTGTTGGGAGCAGGAACAAACTCTAGAAACCAAGATGATAATACAGGGCCACCTCCCAAACCAACACCGACCAGAGAACGAAGGgcaattaataatatatagttAGGAGCAAATGCACTAAGAAAACCAGCTATGGCTGTAACTGTCGCTGTGATAAGGAATCCTTTCCTGAGTTTTTGAAGTAAGCCAAAGAAAAAAGATAATAAATGAACCAACAATGCTGAGTGCACTTGAAACAGAAGCACTTAAAATTGAAAGAGAGATTTTATTTATGACAAACAGGAGCACAAAATAACTTAATATTATGGTCGGCATAGTTAAATCTGTTCTAAGCaaataagattattttatatgtaaaaaagCATTGGAAGAATTTAACAGAGGCATGGCTAATCCTAGATTTGGTAAGCATGCCACTACCCTCCCCAGTGaaataaaatacttaaaatatGCCAGAAAAACTGACAAATGCAAATATAATGAACTAGTGAAGAGAAACCTGCCTCCTTCCATGTTTATCAGAAACAATGCCCCATGAGTATGCCCCTATTAGCATGCCTGCAAAAACCACACTGGTTATCAAACTTTCTTCATGAGCGGAAAGATTCCATTGAGCTTGAACTGCAGGGCCTACAAAAGAGAGTAGCATCATTTCCATTGCTTCTGAAATCCAACCAACACCAGCATAAACAAGCACCAGAATTTGGAAATTTCCAAAACCCAAAGCCACTAGAGCATCATCTACTGTGTAGCTTGGGCCTTCAGCACCCGTCTATAATGTCAAAATGATTCAAGTTAAGAGCATATTTAGAAATAACCGAACATTGTTTAATAATCAAATAGAAAATAAGAGCAAACAAACAAAGAGACAAATATACAGGTAATACGGTTGCAATCAAT harbors:
- the LOC137818994 gene encoding organic cation/carnitine transporter 7 isoform X2 yields the protein MLIGAYSWGIVSDKHGRRKGFLITATVTAIAGFLSAFAPNYILLIALRSLVGVGLGGGPVLSSWFLEFVPAPNRGTWMVIFSAFWTVGTIFEASLAWIVMPNLGWRWLLGLSSLPTSFLLLFYKLTPESPRYLCLKGRTADAIEVLEKIARLNGRELPSGNLVSDHEIELQQIDNPSEDAHLLSTTTNEIEHPSGMDSNLGGISSLMMLLSPKLARSTVLLWAVFFGNAFSYYGLVLLTTELNGHSKCMSHKLQTEKSQDVSYKSVFIASFAELPGLLLSAVAVDKLGRKLSMSSMFFMCSIFLLPLVFYLPEGLTTGLLFLARICITATFTIVYIYAPEMYPTSVRTTGVGIASAVGRIGGMICPLVAVGLVHGCHQTAAVLLFEVIALLSGICVMFLPIETMGQELRDSVQV
- the LOC137818994 gene encoding organic cation/carnitine transporter 7 isoform X1 codes for the protein MTGAEGPSYTVDDALVALGFGNFQILVLVYAGVGWISEAMEMMLLSFVGPAVQAQWNLSAHEESLITSVVFAGMLIGAYSWGIVSDKHGRRKGFLITATVTAIAGFLSAFAPNYILLIALRSLVGVGLGGGPVLSSWFLEFVPAPNRGTWMVIFSAFWTVGTIFEASLAWIVMPNLGWRWLLGLSSLPTSFLLLFYKLTPESPRYLCLKGRTADAIEVLEKIARLNGRELPSGNLVSDHEIELQQIDNPSEDAHLLSTTTNEIEHPSGMDSNLGGISSLMMLLSPKLARSTVLLWAVFFGNAFSYYGLVLLTTELNGHSKCMSHKLQTEKSQDVSYKSVFIASFAELPGLLLSAVAVDKLGRKLSMSSMFFMCSIFLLPLVFYLPEGLTTGLLFLARICITATFTIVYIYAPEMYPTSVRTTGVGIASAVGRIGGMICPLVAVGLVHGCHQTAAVLLFEVIALLSGICVMFLPIETMGQELRDSVQV